A single region of the Apodemus sylvaticus chromosome 7, mApoSyl1.1, whole genome shotgun sequence genome encodes:
- the LOC127688813 gene encoding RNA polymerase-associated protein LEO1-like encodes MDLFGDIDDISSESDEDPRAPIPRQPVVCVCQTQSTAGTFGVPQRQQVQRRIFETRVKIAVPSINSDLGSELYFVKLPRFLRIEPKPFDPQHYEDELEDEKVLCEEDRTRLKLKVENTIRWRICRDQEGSKTKESNTRIVKWSDGSMSLHLGEEVFDIYKAPLQDNLNHLFIREDTGLRGQAIFKSKLNFRPHFTDSATYKKMTLSFGNRSSKTQIRLLPMAGRDPEWPRPDLIKIQKKALRPSTPRKVRLQRKNQRQRQQQRPGPSSAIQKRNHDVEGEEEMQGEDQGGKASSVTAAEDRYYSRYHHAGHYQGAAEKKQAVSSSDCTHEGPEEDKARGLLKAKRFRSDHGDKPSRRGQGRRRKTEG; translated from the exons ATGGATCTGTTTGGAGATATAGATGATATCTCCTCAGAGAGCGATGAAGACCCGCGAGCACCTATTCCAAGACAGCCTGTTGTT tgtgtgtg CCAAACGCAGAGCACAGCTGGAACCTTTGGAGTGCCTCAGAGACAGCAGGTGCAACGCCGCATCTTTGAAACCAGAGTGAAAATAGCAGTTCCTAGCATCAACTCTGACTTGGGAAGTGAATTGTATTTTGTTAAACTACCCAGATTTCTCAGGATAGAACCCAA ACCATTTGATCCTCAGCACTATGAAGATGAACTTGAAGATGAGAAAGTGCTCTGTGAGGAAGACAGAACTAGGTTAAAACTAAAG GTGGAAAATACTATACGCTGGAGGATCTGCCGGGATCAAgaaggttctaaaactaaagaaAGCAATACTCGGATAGTCAAGTGGTCAGATGGAAG CATGTCCCTGCATTTAGGCGAAGAAGTGTTCGATATCTACAAAGCCCCACTGCAGGACAATCTAAACCATCTGTTTATACGGGAAGACACTGGTCTCCGTGGACAGGCCATCTTTAAATCCAAACTTAACTTTAG GCCTCACTTTACAGACAGTGCCACATATAAAAAGATGACCCTTTCATTTGGGAACAGAAGTTCAAAGACACAGATTAGACTCCTCCCGATGGCTGGTCGAGATCCTGAGTGGCCACGCCCAGATTTGATCAAG atACAGAAGAAAGCACTGAGGCCATCTACTCCCCGGAAAGTCCGTCTGCAGAGGAagaaccagaggcagaggcagcagcagcgtCCAGGCCCAAGCTCCGCCATCCAGAAGCGTAACCATGATGttgaaggagaggaggagatgcAGGGAGAGGACCAAGGCGGCAAGGCCTCCAGCGTGACTGCCGCTGAGGATCGTTACTACAGCCGTTACCACCATGCTGGCCATTACCAGGGCGCAGCCGAAA AGAAACAAGCCGTGTCTTCTTCAGATTGCACTCACGAGGGACCAGAGGAAGATAAAGCTAGAGGATTACTCAAAGCAAAGAGATTCAGGAGTGATCACG